The window CGGACCATCCATTCATTGAACCCCTCCAGCCAGCCCAACCCCCCGCGTTGCTCCAGATTGATATACTGGGGATGCACCACCTCACGAACCGGGGATTCCCAGCCCAACCGCACGTCTCCGGCCGTGGCTTCCAGAATCCCCATCCCCCGCGTTGGGACGACCGTGAACGTCAGGGCCCCGTTGTCCACCACGATGACCTCCACCCCGTCCTGACGCCCCCCCCTCAAGGTAAGCTTCCGGACGCTCCAGGGCGTCGGCGCCCCCAGGTCGCGATGGGTCATCGTCCAATGCTCCGTCCGGATCCCCCGGGCAACGCTGGTGATCACCTGACGGAACGGTTCCGCAGCGGAGGCACTGGGCGCGGCAAGGGCAGCAAGCATCGAAAGGAGGCAGAGTCGGTGTTTCATGACGGTGGCCGGCAATTCCCGGATCAGGGGGACCCGCCCATCCTGCCGACCCCTCGGGGCTCCTGCAACCCGGGCATCTCCTGGCAACCCCGCGCATCTTGGAGTTGCGGGGTGAGGAGTCAGCGAATCGGAGGGACGAACTCCGCGAATCCATAACCCGAAGCACCCCACCGTTGCGGCCTCAGGGAACTCGGCCCTCCGAGGCCACGCTTCTCAGCAGAAAGCGGCAGGTTCTTTCTGTTGACTATTGACGAAAGTCTAATAGCCAGTCACTTTTTGATTACACCATGAGAACTCCTCGCATCAAAGCCGATCCCTCCCTTCCTGCCGTGTATCACTGCATGTCCCGCGTCGCCGGCCGCCTCCCTCTCCTCGACGACTCCGCCAAGCACAAGCTCCTCAATATCCTCCACCACCTCGCCCGATTCTGCGACATCGACATCATCACCTTCTGCATGATGTCCAACCACTTCCACCTCCTCATCCGTGTCCCGCCCAAACCCCTCCCCGACTCCATCCCTGACCCGGTTCTCCTCGCCAAACTCGAGGACTTCTACGGCCCAAAGGCCACCCTTCCCTCCCTCGCCCGCGCCGCCCTCAACAAAGGCCAACCCATCCCCGACGACATCCGCCAGGCTGTCCTCTCCCGCATCGCCGACCTCTCCATCTTCCTTCAGGAGTTCAAACAACGCTTCTCCCGCTGGTACAACCGCCGTCACGACCGCTCCGGCTACCTCTGGGGCGAACGCTTCCGGAGTGTTCTGGTGGAAGACTGTCCCAGCACCCTCCGCGCCATCGCCGCCTACATCGACCTCAACCCCGTCCGCGCCGGCCTGGTCAACGATCCCAAGGACTACCGCTTCTGCGGCTACGCCGCCGCCCTCACCGGCGACAAGGTCATCCGCCGCGGAATCATGGGCTTTCTGGGCGCAACCGACTGGAGCGCGGCGTCAGCAGAATATCGCCTGGCGCTTTATGTGATTGGCGGGACGTCGGGGCGCAGCGACAAGCGGGTGCTGGACCCGGAGGCGATCCGGGCGGAGCTGGCGCGGGGCGGGGAGTTGCCGCTGGGTCAGATCCTGCGGTTGCGGATCCGGCACATGACGGACGGGGTGATCCTGGGCTCGAAGGAGTTCGTGAACCAGATGTGGGAGCGGCACCGGGACAAGTTCGGGAAGCGACGCAAGAGCGGCGCGCGGATCATTCGGGGCGCTCCGATCCCGGGGCTTCGAGTCTTGCGCGATCTCCGCGTGGATGCGATCGGGTGACTTGCCGAATCGGGGCGACTTACCAGGTGTGGCGATGGGCGCCCCAAGGAGCGTAGGGGGAGACGCACCGACGGTGCCCGTTTTCCTGGCGGGATCGCCCACGGCCCAACCCCCTGCATCCCGGAGTTGTGGGGAGGGGAGGGAACTTCGCCAAGCATCGCTTCGGAGGGCCGAGTTCCACGAGGCCGCAACGGTGTGGAGCGTTGGGTTGAGGACTCGCGGAGCTCGTCCCTCCGATTCGCTGCCTCCTCACCCACAACTCCGGGATGCACCGGGCTCAACCGGCCCGGCGCAACTCGGCGTGACCGCGCGGCCCCGTCCTGATAGCGTGCGACTCGCACGATGAAGCCGACGCCTTCGCAACGCTGGACCCGGTTCCAGGCGCGTTACCACGAGTTCCCCGCCTGCGGGTTGAGCGTGGACCTCAGCCGGTTGGATTTCGACGACGGCTTCCTGCCGCAAATGGCCCGGCCGATGACCAAGGCCATCGAGGCGATGCGGTGGCTGGAGGCCGGCGAAGAAGCCAATCCCGACGAGGGTCGCATGGTCGGCCATTACTGGCTGCGCCACCCTGCCCTCGCGCCCTCGCCCGAACTGCGCGAAGCCATCGCCGCCGCCATCGAGGACGTCGCCACCTTCGCCGAATCGATCCACGAGGAACGCCTCGTCGGCGAGCGCGGCTCGTTCCAGCAGGCACTCGTGATCGGCATCGGCGGCTCCGCGCTCGGCCCGCAATTCGTTGCGGGCGCCCTGGGCCACCCGATGCGCGACAAACTGGCCGTCCACTTCATGGACAACACCGACCCCGATGGCATCGACCGTCTTCTGGGCCGGCTCTTTCCCAGCCTTGGCCGCACCCTGGTGGTGGTGATTTCCAAGTCCGGCACCACCCCCGAGACGCGGAACGGCATGGTCGAGACCGAGGCTGCCTACCGCCGGGCCGGACTTGCCTTCGCCCGCCACGCCGTGGCCATCACCCTGTTCGACGAGGAGGCCAGCGCCCTCTACCGCAGGGCCCGCGCAGAACGATGGCTGGCCACCTTCCCCATGTGGGACTGGGTGGGCGGACGAACCAGCGTCACGTCCGCCGTCGGCCTCCTCCCGGCCGCCTTGCAGGGGATCGACACCGCCGGGCTCCTCGCCGGCGCCAAAGCCTGCGACGAAACCACCCGCGCCACCGATCCCCTCGCCAATCCCGCCGCACTCCTCGCGCTCGGCTGGTACCACGCCGGCGAGGGACGCGGCACGCGGGACATGGTGGTGCTTCCCTACAAGGACCGCCTCGAACTCTTCTCGCGCTACCTCCAGCAACTGGTCATGGAATCCCTCGGCAAGGAACTCGACCTCTCCGGACGCATCGTCCACCAGGGGATTGCCGTGTACGGCAACAAGGGCTCCACCGATCAGCACGCCTACATCCAGCAGTTGCGCGACGGGCCCAACGATTTCTTCGCCGTCTTCATCCGTGTCCTGCGCGCCCGCACCGGCGATTCGGTCGAAGTCGAACCCGGCGTCACCTCGGGGGATTATCTGAACGGTTTCCTCCTCGGCACCCGCTCGGCCCTCCACGAGCGCGAACGACAGTCCATCACCCTTTCCGTCCCCGAGCTGACGCCGTTCGCCGTCGGCGTGCTCATCGCCCTTTTCGAGCGCGCCGTCGGCCTCTACGCGCAACTGGTCCAGATCAACGCCTACCACCAACCCGGCGTGCAGGCGGGCAAGAAGGCCGCCGACACCGTCCTCAAACTTCAGGCCCGCATCCTCGCCCACCTGCGCCGCCATCCCGGCCAGGCCTTTGATGCCGGGGCCCTCGCTTCCGCCGCGGAGTCCGACGATCCGGAAACCGTCTTCCTCCTCGCCCAGCACCTCGCGGCCAATGTCCCGGGCATCCGCCGCACCGGCACCGGCACCTCGGCGACCTTCGCGGCCTGACATGGGCCTCCCCTACCGCGTCTCCACCCTCCTGTACGCATTCGATTCCGAAGACCGGGTCCTCCTTCTCGAACGGACCCGGGAACCGAACCGCGGCCTTTGGAGCCCGCCCGGGGGCAAGGTCGAGATCGATCGTGGCGAATCCCCCTTCGCCGGTGCCTGCCGCGAAGCGCGTGAGGAACTGGGCCTTCACCTCCAGCCTTCCGACCTCCACCTCACCGGCATCGTCAGCGAGGCCGGCTACGAGGGCACCGCCCACTGGCTGATGTTCCTGTTCGAAATCCGTCCCCGACTCCAACGCCAGCCCCCCGACTTCGCGGAAGGCCGTTTCGCCCTCCACCCCTTCTCCGCCCTCGCCGAACTTCCCCTGCCCGTCACCGACCGCGAGGCCCTCTGGCCATGGTTCCTTGCCCACCGCGGCGGCTTCTTCGCCGCCCACTGCCGCTGCAACGCCGACGGCCGTCACCACTGGCGCCTCGAGGACTCCCGGTCTCCCTGAACGGGAAGCGGGGTCAGATCTCTGAATTTGACATTTCATCGAGCGCCGCCCCGCCCTGCGGCCAATTGTCAAATTCAGAGATGTGACCCCGTTGCTTCGGTTTCCCCGGTCGTTTCTGCTGGCGGGGTGCCGTCCGAGCCCATCATCGATCTGGAGAGCGACCATTACCTGATGGGGGAGGCGTTGCGTCAGGCCATGAAGGCCTTCGAGGCCGGTGAAGTGCCGGTCGGGGCGGTGATCGTTCGCGACGGGCGCATCGTGGGCCGCGCGTTCAACCAGGTGGAACTGCTCAAGGATGCGACCGCCCACGCGGAGATGCTGGCCATCACCCAGGCCGAAGCCGCGGTGGGCGACTGGCGCCTCAACGACTGCACGCTCTACGTGACCAAGGAACCCTGCCCGATGTGCGCCGGGGCCATGGTCCACGCACGGCTCGGCCGCGTGGTTTTCGGCGCTCCCGATCCCAAGGGCGGATGCGCCGGCGGGGTCATCGATCTCCTCCGGTTTCCGTCCTTCAACCATCGCTGCGTCGTCACCGCGGAGGTCCGCGCCGACGAGTGCCGGGCCCTGCTGCGCGAGTTCTTCCTCCAGCGGCGCGCCCTGAAGGACGCCGGAGCCGGCTGACCCCCCCCTTCCGATCCCATGAGCGAATTCTCCCATCTCGACGCCGAGGGCCAGGTCCGCATGGTGGACATCTCCGAAAAGCCGCCCGTGCGCCGCGAAGCCGTCGCGACCGGCGCCATCCGGTTGTGCCCCGAGACCCTGGCACGAATCGAGTCCCATGACGTGGCCAAGGGAAACGTGCTCGCCACGGCCCGCATCGCCGGCATCCAGGCCGCCAAACGCACCAGCGAACTGATCCCGCTCTGTCATCCGCTCTCCCTCACCCACTGCGATCTCGCCTTCGAAATCCCGCCCTCCCGCGACCGTATTGCCATTACGGCCACCACCCGGACCACCGGCCGGACCGGGGTGGAAATGGAAGCCCTGACCGCCGTGGCGGTGGCGGCGCTGACCGTGTACGACATGTGCAAGGCCGTGGATCCCGCCATGACCATCGGCGACATCCGCCTCCTCGAAAAATCCAAGCGCCAGGTCGCGTGATCATCGCCGGTGCATCCCGAAGTTGTGGGTAAGGTGCGGACTTCGCGAAGCGTCGCTCCGGAGGGCCGAGTTCCATGAGGCCACAACGGTGTGGGACGTTGGGTTGAGGACTCGCGGAGCTCGTCCCTCCGATGTGCTGCCTCCTCATCCACGACTCCGGGATGCACGTGATCATCGCCTGCGGGTGGATGGGGGTTTGACCGTGGATTGGAGTTCTTCATCTTGGCGGCCCATGAAGGACCGGGACGGGGAATGGATTCTCGAGGCGGAGGGGTTGACCAAGACCTATCGGAGTGGCGAACGGTCGCTGGATGTGTTGCGGGAGGTGAGTTTCCGGCTGGGGGCGGGCGAGACGATGGCGATCGTGGGGCCTTCGGGGTCGGGGAAGACCACGCTGCTCGGATTGTGCGCGGGGCTGGATGCGCCGACGCGGGGGCGGGTTCGGCTGGCCGGGATGGACCTGGGATCGTTGGACGAGGACGGCCGGGCGCGGGCGCGCAATCTGAATACCGGCTTCGTGTTTCAGAGCTTCCAGCTCATTCCCACACTGACGGCGTTGGAGAACGTGATGGTTCCGATGGAACTGCGGGGGGAGCGGGGCGGGGAGAAGGCGGCCCGGCGGTGGCTGGAGGAGGTCGGCCTGGGCGAGCGGTTGCAGCATTATCCCGCGCAATTGTCGGGCGGGGAACAGCAGCGGGTGGCGATCGCCCGGGCGTTTGTCACGCGGCCGAAGGTGCTGTTTGCCGACGAACCGACCGGCAATCTGGACACCGACACCGGACACCGGATCGTCGAGCGGCTGTTCGACCTGAACACGGCGGCCGGGACGGCCCTGGTGCTGGTGACCCACGATCTGGAACTGGCGGGCCGGACACGGCGCATCCTGCGCCTGCGCGGCGGGGAGGTGGTGGAGGACACGGCACGCGTGGCGGCGGCGGGGGACGGGAGGGGTGACATGACGAAAGGGGTGGCGGTTTGAGCCAGGCGACAGGCCGGGGCGGGGGGGTGGGATGGGCGTTCGTGCTGCGGATGGCGTGGCGGGACAGCCGGGCGAGCCGGCGCCGGTTGCTGCTCTTCACGCTGTGCATGGTGGTGGGGATCGCGGGCCTGGTGGCGGTGGGGTCGTTCGGGCGTTCGCTGGAACGGTCGGTGGAGGAACAGGCGAAGGCGCTGCTGGGGGCGGACCTGGCCCTGGGATCCCGGATTCGGTTCGGCGAGGATCACGAGGCGTTCTTCGCAACCGTGGGGGGCGAACAGTCCCGGGAGGTCACGTTCACGACCATGGTGGTCTTCCCGGGAGCCGGGACCCGGCTGGCGCAGGTGCGGGCTGTCCAGGGGGAGTTCCCGTTTTATGGCCGTCTGGAAACCGAGCCGGAGGCGGCGGCATCCCGGTTTCGCGAAGCGGGCGGCGGAGTGCTGGTCGAGGAGTCGCTCCTGCTCCAATTCGGGGTCGGGGTGGGGGACGAGGTGCGGATCGGGGAATGGCGGACGCGGGTGGCGGGGGCGTTGCAGCGGGTGCCGGGGGAGACGGTGGTCTTCGCGACGATTGCGCCGCGGGTGTACCTGCGGATGGAGGATCTCGAGGCGACGGGGTTGCTGCAGACCGGGAGCCTGGCGCGGTACCGGGTGCATTTCCGGCTTCCGGAGAATTTCGATGTGCCGGCCTGGGTTGAAGGGGCGCGGGACCGGATCGACGCGCTGCGGTTGAGCGTGGCGACAGTGGAGGAGCGCAAGGAGGACCTTGGGCGCTCGATGCGGAACCTGGAGGGATTTCTGAGTCTGGTGGGATTTGTGGCGTTGCTGCTGGGCGGGGTGGGCATGGCCAGCGCGATCCAGACGCATGTGCGCCAGAAGCTGCCGACGGTGGCGATCCTGCGGTGCCTGGGATGCCCGGTGTGGACGGCGTTTGCGGTGTATCTGCTCCAGGGGCTCGGGGTGGGCCTGCTGGGGGCCGGCCTGGGGGCGGGGCTGGGCACGGCGATCCAGCATGCGCTGCCGTGGGCGGTGGCCGACTGGGTCCCCTTCGAGGTGAACGTCCGGACGTCGTGGGTGGCGGTGGGCGAGGCGACGGCGATGGGCTTCGTGGTGTGCCTGTTGTTCGCGCTCCTGCCGCTGGCGGCGGTGCGCCGGGTGTCACCGCTGGCGGTCCTGCGGGTGGCATTCGAGACGCGACGGGGCCGGGATGGCTTGCAGTGGGGGGTGCTGGGCCTGCTGGGGTTGGCGGTGGTGCTGTTTTCACTGGCCCACACGCCGCGCTGGCAGGAGGGGTTGGGATTTGCGGGAGGGCTGGCGGTGGCGTTCGGAACGCTGGCCCTGGCGGCCCGGGGGGTGGTGGCCTGGGCGCGACGCTGGCGCCTGGCACGATGGCCGTTCGTGGTGCGTCAAGGGCTGGCGAGCATCCATCGTCCCAACAACCGGACGCCCCTGCTGGTGATGTCGCTTGGGCTGGGGACGTTCCTGCTGCTGACGCTGCACCTGGCCCAGGCCAATCTGCTGCGGGAGCTGGTGTCGGGCACGGAGGACGGGCGGGCCAATGCGATCCTGTTCGATGTGCAGTCCGACCAGGTCGAGGGGGTTTCGGGGCTGGTGCGGGAACTGGGATTGCCGGTGATCGACGAGGCGCCGATCGTGACCATGCGGTTGCGGACGATTGCGGGGAGGCCCGTGGACGAGATCCTGGCCGACCCCGGGACTTCAGCCCCGCGATGGGCCTTGCGGCGGGAGTTTCGGAGCACGCGTGCCGACCGGTTGCGGGAAAGCGAGCGGGTGGTGGCGGGGGAGTGGGTGGCGACGGCGGATCCGCTGGCGGAACCGGTGCCGGTGTCGGTGGAAGCCGGCATTGCCAAGGAACTGGGGGTGGGCCTGGGTGACGAGCTGGAGTGGGACATCCAGGGGGTGCCGATGCGCACGCGGGTGGCGAGCCTGCGGGAGGTGGACTGGCGGCGGGTGCAGCCGAATTTCTTCGTGGTGTTCCCGCACGGGCCGCTGGACGAGGCCCCGGCGTTCCATGTGCTGGTGACGCGCGTCGAGACCGCCGAGGCATCGGCACGACTGCAGCGGACGGTGGTGGAACGGTATCCGAACGTGTCGGCGATCGACATCACCCTGGTGCTGCGGACGCTCGACCAGGTGCTCGACAAGATCGCCTTTGCCATCCGGTTCATGGCGTTGTTCACGGTGGTGACGGGTCTTCTGGTGCTGGTGGCGACGGTGTTGAGCGGGCGTTACCAGCGGGCGCGGGAGAGCATCCTGCTGCGGGTGCTGGGGGCGTCGCGCCGGCAGATCCAGCGGGTGTTGTGGGTGGAGTACGCGGCGTTGGGATTGCTGGCTTCGCTGACGGGGGTGGTGCTGGCGCTGGCGGGGTCGGCAGCCCTGGCGTGGTGGGTGTTCCGCGTGCCGTTCTCGCCCTCCCCGTGGGCGACCCTGGCGACGGTGGGCATTGTGGTGGGATTGACGGTGCTGACCGGATTGCTGGCGAGCCGGGGTGTCACCACGCATCCGCCGCTGGAGATCCTGCGAGATGAAGGATGAAGGCGCCGGCCGGAGGACAGGGATGGCGGGGATGGGTGGGACTGGGGCTGGCGGCGTGGGCCGGGGCGGGGTGCAGTCCGTCAGGAATTCTCGCCCGACAGATGGTGAAGGCGCCGAACCGGGTGCCGGAGTGGGTGAAGCCGGAGGGGCGGGTGGGCCTGCGCTGGCCGGCGGGGACGATGGGGCGGTTTCCCTCGGGGACGGCGGTGGTGGGTGAGCCGGCGGTGGCATTGCACTGGCGGATGGTGGAGCCCGCGGACTACGGGTTGGAGGTGGTTCCGGAGGCGAGGAAGCCGGGGGATCCTCCGGCGGATGACTTCACGATACGCTTGCGGTTGCCGGGAGGGGGATTGCCAGCCGCCCGGGAGGCCATCGGGACGGCCTTTGTGGTGCACGGGTACGGGGTGGATTCGGCCTCGATGTTTCCCTGGGCCCTGGCCCTGGCGGAGGCGGGGTGGAGGACGGTGCTGGTTGATCTGCGGGGGCACGGCCGATCCGGAGGGCGACGGGTGTACCTGGGCACCCTCGAGGCGGAGGACCTGCGGGGGCTGAGGCGGCACCTCGAGGCGGAGGGGCGGGTGACCGGGCCTTACGTGGTGGTCGGGCACTCGATGGGGGCCTCGATCGGACTGCGCTGGCAGGCGATCGATCCGGAGGTGCGGGCGACGGTCGCGTTCGGGCCCATGGCCGAGTTTGCGCCGTCCGCCGAGCGGGTGCGGGCGGAGTACGCCCAATGGGTGCCGCGCGGCTGGATGCGGCGGGCGACCGCGAAGTTGCCCGGGGTGCTGGGGATCGAGCCGGAGGTCCTGGACACGCTCCCGGCGGTGCGGAAAAGCGCGGTGCGCGCCTATCTGGTGGCGGGGGCCGGGGATGCGGTGACACCGCCGGAGGAAAGCGCACGACTACGTCCGTGGCTGGCGCCGGGCAGCGAGTTTCTGATCGTGGGACAGGTCACCCACGAGACCCTTCCGTACGCCTTCGACCAGCACGGGGCGCGGGTGCTCGCGTGGCTGGCGAAGTGGGGTGCCGGACCAGGGACAGGAACAGGACCAGGGACGGGGACGCGGGATGGGACCGCGGGACCGGAGTGACGGGCGGGAAACGGGGGACGGACTAACGGAGGGCGCCGGCGGGGGCGTTGGCGTTGAGCTGACGGAGAATCTCGTCGGTCATGTCGTTCTCGCCGCTGGTGTAGAGGACGATGGGCGTTTCGTTGCGGCTGATGGCGGCGGTGTCGAGGACGAGGGTGTAGCCGGCGGCCTTGGAGCGGGCGACGATGGTTTCGCGGATCTCCTTGAGGATCTGATCGCGCATGCGGGTGCGCTTCTCGATGAGCGATTCCTGGGACTGGCGCCGGTAGGTTTCGACCTGCTGTTCGAGCTGCTTGATCTCGATGAGCTTGTCCTCGGCGGCCTTGCGGCGGCGCTGACGCTCCTCGACGGAGATGGCGGCATCATTGGCGGCTTCCGAGCGCTGTTTGTAGTCCTCGTTGGCCTTCCGGTAGTCCTCGAGCATGTCGCGGACGTTCTTTTCCAGGCCCGCGGCGTCCTCCTTGATGCGCACGTCGGCCTCCTTGGTCTTGTAGTAGCCCTCGAAAACCTTTCGGAGATCGACGATGCCAAGGCGGAAGGCCTGGGCATGGACGACGGCGGGGACGGCGGCCAGAACGGCGGCGGCGAGGAGGAGGGACTTCAGGCGGTGCATCTTCACGGGGGATATTGCGGTCAGAATTCGCGGTGGTAGCCAACGCCAAACTGGAACCGGCCGCTGCCGCGGTCGTTGTAGTCTTCGGCGGTGAGGGGGAAGGCGTAATCGAGGCGGAGGGGCCCGATGGGAAGGTTGAGGCGGATGCCGATGCCCCAACTGTCGTTGTAAGCGTGCTTCGAGGGGGTGCGAAGGTCGAAGCTGTACGGGTCGTAATAGACCATGCCGATGTCGTAGAACGCGGCGAAGCGGACGCGTTCAATGACGGGGATGGAATATTCGACGGAACCGAACCAGTAGGTGCTGCCGCCGATGGGTTCGTTGTTTTCGTCCACGGGCCCGACATCGCGGTAGCGGAAGCCGCGGAGGGTGTAGAGGCCGCCGAGGAAGAACCGGTCGAAGAGGGGAACGCGGGGACTGTCGCCGTAGGCTTCGGAGACGCCGATACGGCCGAGGATCTCGATGATGTGGCCCTCGTCGAAGCCGGGGAAGTACTGGGCGCCGCGCATCTCGAGGCGATAGAAATCGGTGTCGCCGCCGAAGACCCCGCCGGCGACTTCGCCGATGAGTTCGATGCGCTGGCCGCGATTGGCGAGGATGGCGCTGTTGCGGGTGTCGAAGACGAGTGAGCCGGTGACCTTGGAGACGAGGCGGCGGCCCTCCTCCTGGGCGAGTTCGGGGGAGACGCGGGGTCGCCCGGTGACGATGCTGGAGCCGTGGCCGGGGCCCTCCTCGCGGAACACGGGGGCGAGGAGATCGGCGTCGTTGAAGTCCAGCTTGACGCTTTCGATGGTGTAGGCGATGCCGGCGCGGAAGAACTCGCCATACCGGAAGAGGTCGCCGAGGCTCTTGGTGAGGCCGATGCGGGCGCCGGTGCGGGTTTCGTCGTAGAGGGAGCTGAGGAACTGGAAGTCGCGGTGGTACAGATCGACTTCGAGGGCGAGCCGCTGGTTGAGGAACCAGGGTTCGATGAAGGTGATGAGGTAATCCTGGCGCCGGGTGCCGACCTGGGCGCGGAGGCGGAGTTTCTGGCCGCCGCCGGTGAAATAGGGGGGATTGCCGATGTCGAAGTTGCCCTGGCTCATCTCGACGAAGCCGACGAGGTTATCGACCGAACTGAAGCCGGCGCCGATGCTGAAGTTGCCGGTGTTCTGTTCCTCGACCCCGATGACGAGATTGCGGCGGGTGGGGACCTCGGTGTCCTCGGGCCGGGCGTCCACCTTGGAGAAGTACTGGAGCTGGTAGAGGCGGTTGGTGCTGATCTTGACGCGGACGGTGTTGAAGATCTCGCCGGGAGCGACGGCCAGTTCGCGGCGGATGACGCGGTCCTTGGTCTTGGTGTTGCCCTTGATCTCGATCTTCTCGATGTAGGACTGGGTGCCTTCGGTGATGCGGTAGGCGAGGTCGATCGTATTGTCCGCGGTGTTGGGGATGCGGACGGCCTCGAGGGTGGAGGGGAACTGGACGTCGATGTAGCCGCGGGCGCCGTAGAAATCCTCGATCAGCTCGATGTCGCGCGTGTGTTCGCGGGGTTTGAAGGTCTCGCCCGGGGTGAGGTTGAGGCCGGTGAGGGAGCGGGTGCCTTCGCGGCGGCGGAGGCCCGAGAGGATGTCGTTGGTGGAGAAGAGCTGGTTGCCCTCGAAGGTGAGGCTGCCGACCTGGTAGGGGCGGCCCTCCTCGATGACGAAATCGACTTCGAGGCGTTTGGGGTCGATTTCACGGACATCGATGTCCTGGAGTTCGAAGTCGATGTAGCCCTCGTTGCGGTAGAAGTCGTTGAGCCGCTCGCGATCCTCCTCGATGACCTCCTCCTTGAGGCGCCCGCTGCCGGTGAGCCAGGAGAAGGCCCAGCGGCGACGGGTCTTCACGACCTTGCGGAGCTTTCGTTCCTTGAACTCGGCATGACCGGGGAACTGGACGCGGTGGATGCGCTGCTTGGGGCTCTCCTCGATCTCGAAGGTGACGGTCCCGCGTCCGGCGTTTTCGTCGATGTTGAGGACATGGCGGACCCGGGTCTTGAGGTAGCCGGACTTCTCGTAGGTCTTCTGGATTTCCTGGGCGTCGCGGAAGAGCTGGGCCTCGTCGAGGGGCTGGCCGACCTTGGAGAGGACCTTCTTGGAGACCTTCCTGGTGCTGAAGCGATCGTTCCCGTCGTAGCGGATGTCGCTGAGGGTGGGGCGGGCCTGGACGAAATAGACCAGGGCGACGCCGTCGCCTTCGGGGGTGATCGCCTGGGTGACGCGGATATTGAAGAAGTAGCCGGTGGCGTA is drawn from Verrucomicrobiia bacterium and contains these coding sequences:
- a CDS encoding OmpH family outer membrane protein, producing the protein MKMHRLKSLLLAAAVLAAVPAVVHAQAFRLGIVDLRKVFEGYYKTKEADVRIKEDAAGLEKNVRDMLEDYRKANEDYKQRSEAANDAAISVEERQRRRKAAEDKLIEIKQLEQQVETYRRQSQESLIEKRTRMRDQILKEIRETIVARSKAAGYTLVLDTAAISRNETPIVLYTSGENDMTDEILRQLNANAPAGALR
- the bamA gene encoding outer membrane protein assembly factor BamA yields the protein MFPRSWLGQCRALLCLPLSLAAAWLGPASLGQADRQAERPPEPTIQSIEVRHMGPRAVSDDLVRANIRVKAGDPYSKLNIDDDVRNLYATGYFFNIRVTQAITPEGDGVALVYFVQARPTLSDIRYDGNDRFSTRKVSKKVLSKVGQPLDEAQLFRDAQEIQKTYEKSGYLKTRVRHVLNIDENAGRGTVTFEIEESPKQRIHRVQFPGHAEFKERKLRKVVKTRRRWAFSWLTGSGRLKEEVIEEDRERLNDFYRNEGYIDFELQDIDVREIDPKRLEVDFVIEEGRPYQVGSLTFEGNQLFSTNDILSGLRRREGTRSLTGLNLTPGETFKPREHTRDIELIEDFYGARGYIDVQFPSTLEAVRIPNTADNTIDLAYRITEGTQSYIEKIEIKGNTKTKDRVIRRELAVAPGEIFNTVRVKISTNRLYQLQYFSKVDARPEDTEVPTRRNLVIGVEEQNTGNFSIGAGFSSVDNLVGFVEMSQGNFDIGNPPYFTGGGQKLRLRAQVGTRRQDYLITFIEPWFLNQRLALEVDLYHRDFQFLSSLYDETRTGARIGLTKSLGDLFRYGEFFRAGIAYTIESVKLDFNDADLLAPVFREEGPGHGSSIVTGRPRVSPELAQEEGRRLVSKVTGSLVFDTRNSAILANRGQRIELIGEVAGGVFGGDTDFYRLEMRGAQYFPGFDEGHIIEILGRIGVSEAYGDSPRVPLFDRFFLGGLYTLRGFRYRDVGPVDENNEPIGGSTYWFGSVEYSIPVIERVRFAAFYDIGMVYYDPYSFDLRTPSKHAYNDSWGIGIRLNLPIGPLRLDYAFPLTAEDYNDRGSGRFQFGVGYHREF